The following is a genomic window from Xenopus laevis strain J_2021 chromosome 2L, Xenopus_laevis_v10.1, whole genome shotgun sequence.
attattaactATACATTATACTTTCACTGCAGCATTGTAGATCTTTTCACACATTTTATGGTAAgtgtatttttgaaaatgtgtccGAAAATAATTCTGATATCTTTGGTTCTAAGACAATATATAATGGGGTTGGCTAAATGGGGAACAAATGTGTAGAGACAAAGGAGTAAGACATTGATATCAGCATCAAGAATCAAAGGGATCTGACTTGTACTATATACAAACACCCTGGGGATATAATACAAGCCAATGACCATTAAATGAGTGGTACAGGTGTAAAATGCCTTCCATGAATTTTTATTGATAGTTGGTAAGTGTATAACCCTGATAATGTGAATATATGAGAGTATTATAAAGGCCAGTGGCAGGAGGAGCACACACATAACAATAATAAAGGCTGTCCGTCTTGCCAATGTAACATCTACACACGCCAACACCGTGACTGCTGAGTTGACACAGAAACAGTTCCTGACACGATTAGGTCCACAGTAAGGCAGTTGTCCAGCTATGGTTGCACTAATCAATCCAACCAGGGCAGCCAAGAACCAGAGAAAGTAGCAGAGGAGA
Proteins encoded in this region:
- the LOC121399777 gene encoding olfactory receptor 1-like codes for the protein MSNQSAISEFILIGFPGLQQKFHILVSITMFLVYCVSLLANSSVIILIFQKEQLHQPMYIIIRNLALSDLLFDTITLPKIIGKYWFGAGSISFYGCIFQLFCIHSLGSLDSFIIMLMAIDRYVAICKPLRYHSIISNRLVTLLCYFLWFLAALVGLISATIAGQLPYCGPNRVRNCFCVNSAVTVLACVDVTLARRTAFIIVMCVLLLPLAFIILSYIHIIRVIHLPTINKNSWKAFYTCTTHLMVIGLYYIPRVFVYSTSQIPLILDADINVLLLCLYTFVPHLANPIIYCLRTKDIRIIFGHIFKNTLTIKCVKRSTMLQ